AAAGATTTCCTGCTTTTCCCAAGTGTCATGTATACATCAGCACTTCTACATGATGTGGACATGTACATACTCTTTCTTATCTCCTTAGCAGGAAAAGAAACCTACAATTATTTGCAGTTCTGGGATACTGTCAGGAAATCTATGAAAGAGAATTTGACAGTACTGTGAACCCTATGGCCCACTCTTCAGAAACTAGCTTCTAGGTGGTTTTGACTGGAGTGCTTTAATACATCCTGAAGCTGCTTTTCTAGGTACTCTTGCTTCAACACTTTTGCCATCAGCATTTGCCTCAGGACATGGTGCAAGCAGCACATCATTAATGCATCCAGCATGCTCTTCTACTACACTGACAAAAGTTATTCCCATATGCTAGGCTGGAAAAGTCCATTCTCATCCATCCTCATTACGAATTCCAAGTTATTTTTTCACTAATCTTAATGGAGATTTTCATGccacagcattttaaaatccCAAAGGAAGTTACATGTTGAACTTAAAGGTATGGATGCTTGCTTTTCATTTACTTGTTGAAACACAGATATCAAAATTAGGAGAACACAAACGTGTTTTATATTGTTAATAACTTAAAGTCaaggagaacagagaaagaagggTATTCCTTATTTCTCCCTTTTAATGCTCTTTATAGATGCCCTTTTGAAAGGATATCAACGTCCGTTAGcacacagagctcagagctgggttttttgtgaaaatacactagctaacaaaaaaaaaaaagtaaaatatagaGGATTATTGCTTTTACGCTGAAAGCACAAAATGGTAGAATCAGCAGGAGGTGCATAGTGCCAAAAAAAGATGTGCTTTGTATGACAAATTAACACAGAAGGCGATTTGAAAGATAGGATTAAATCAAAGACAATGTTGCAGGTTTATAAAATTCCCAGTCCTACCCCCGTCAAATCAAAGATAAATCTCCCAAAGCACTAAATCTTATGTAATCACTGCAAATTCCTATTGTCTTAAAAGGGAGCTGGATTAGGCCTctaatttggttttgtaaagTCTGTTTGGTCCAGATGAGTAACCAAGCAGTGGATGATCTCCAAGGAACAACTCTATCACATGGTCTCAACATCGTCTACTACAGCTTGCCAATGCAATCACTCCCAGTGGCAACCTCTAAACACTGGAGTAAAGCTGATTTTGCCCATGAGTGCTAAATGCATTTTGCCTTTGCGCATAGCAAAGAAGCAATATCACATCTAATCTCACAAGTTCCCAGTGAGCCAAACACAAGATACTGTCCCTTGAATTCTTCCTGAGACCAACAAAGGCTTTCCATTATTTACAAATCAAAAGCATTTAGAGAcaatcatctttattttttatttaaaacaaggaATGCTCTGTCACTattatataagaaaaaatatacatcCACCTATTTATACCCATCCTAATCCAAGCATTCAAAAAAATAGAATTCCTATTCATGCAGGTAATTGCTGCAcaataaaataatgataataaaataaaaataatattattaataataatttttataaataaaataaaaacaacaaaacacactcCTTAGTTCCAACAGTTTTTCCAATTTACCTTAAATAATTCCATCTGCAAATTGTTGGAACAGTTTcaaatgatgaaagaaaatatagttAAATCAATAGGATTACTTGCTTTTGATTATTAATTCCATTGCtagtttttcttgtgtttttattatgCATACCAGTTTTACAAAGTGcatgctttattttactttttaaattttgaacTGGCAAGTTAAAATGATCCATCATTTCCTGCCTTTTTGTAATGATAATACAATCTAAAATCTAGCATTAAAAAATTTATCATGATACACCTGGTATATTGACTGCTTATGGCGCATGCTTGTCTtggcaaatgaaaaaaacaaattggctcccctccccacctccccatTCTGTTTGGAAGCAATCGAAAAGATAAAAGCAGGCTGGAACACAATTGcctcaagggaaaaaaataatacctgATGCTTTAATTTTTGTCGCATGGCACTAGTTGTGGAATTGCACGCTcacacacccacacacacccaacacacacacaagcacgCTCGCACGCTGCAACCTGCCCATGAGGAAAATAGTTTATTAGGTCAGGAGTGCCAGTGGCACATGAAggctcccagctgtgtgtgcaaCTTTGGATTTGGTACCCACTTCACGTCACCTTGAATCCTCTGACATCCACCGAGGGGGTAATGTAAGGCATACTTTGCTGGAACAGTAATAATCCATGCTTCATGCTCAAGAGCTGAGTCTCAGAGGAGGACTGGCTTTCTCTACTCCCTTTGGCCTCACTCCGTCTCACtcaaggaacaaaaaaaacaaaacaacagagaaggactggagaaaacaaggaaagcaaaagaagacaAATCACTTTAAATGGACTTTCGCCTTCTCATCAGCCTGTGGTTTTCTGTAAAGCTGTGCAACCCAGGTGAGATGGAGCTGACAGGAGATGGGAAAAGGctgttttttaatgtgcttGGCGAGATCTCCTCTATCTTGTAAGAGATGGAGTGAAAGTACTGGGGGTTCAGCTTCGAGCTGAACGAATTTTGGTGGGAGACCACCCGGCTGGTGTACTCATGGGACCTGTAACACATGCAGGAACAAACTGACTGAAGGTCTGTTACTTCGGCCTTGTACCGTGGCCGACCATGCTGGGAGTCCTCTTGGATGTGGATAATCATGCTGTTGCGGTTCCCTGCCAGGGACGCCCGTTCCTCAGCATCCCGCCTCTCGTCCTCACTGTTCATGGTTAAGAACCTGAGAACAACCAGATTTAGAAATGCCCCAATGACTGTCAACCCCACTAGAATGTACATAAAGCTAAAAGCCACGTAGAGAGGCTTCTTTTGAAGGGCCCCTTTGGTCTGCAGGGCCACATAGTCTCCAAAACCTATCGTAGTCAATGTTATAAAGCAGTAATAGTAAGCATGGAAAAAGCTCCATTCCTCGTACTGGGAAAAGGCTGCTGCTCCAATGCAGAGTGTTCCCATGCAGGAGAAGAAACCCACAGTGACCATGTTTTCCATGGAGACCTCGGTGCTCCTCATCCCACAGCACTTTTTGATGCGTTTCAAGAGGTACTTGACGAAGGTGTTCATGCGCTCGCCCAAGCTCTGGAACATGACGAGTGTCAGTGGGATCCCCAGGACCGCATAGAACATGCAAAAGGCCTTTCCCGCATCTGTTCCTGGGGCAGCATGTCCGTAACCTGGGAGGGGGAATGAAAACACAGGACGGTCAGCAATTAGTTAATTACCACAGCTCCCTTTTCAGACAGGTTGCACGAATCACAGTGACTCCAATGCTGCAGGCAGGTCCGAAGCAACAGCAGCTATGAGGGCACCACAGTCACAGGATTTTCACATTTCCTTCACACATATCCCGTAGCCAAAGCAAACATTACACATTAAAATAGAATTGTACACACAGGACCAGGA
The DNA window shown above is from Meleagris gallopavo isolate NT-WF06-2002-E0010 breed Aviagen turkey brand Nicholas breeding stock chromosome 3, Turkey_5.1, whole genome shotgun sequence and carries:
- the KCNK9 gene encoding potassium channel subfamily K member 9, translated to MEVTLLRAFVGLGHIICLDALRIQDKSVGYLFTGYGHAAPGTDAGKAFCMFYAVLGIPLTLVMFQSLGERMNTFVKYLLKRIKKCCGMRSTEVSMENMVTVGFFSCMGTLCIGAAAFSQYEEWSFFHAYYYCFITLTTIGFGDYVALQTKGALQKKPLYVAFSFMYILVGLTVIGAFLNLVVLRFLTMNSEDERRDAEERASLAGNRNSMIIHIQEDSQHGRPRYKAEVTDLQSVCSCMCYRSHEYTSRVVSHQNSFSSKLNPQYFHSISYKIEEISPSTLKNSLFPSPVSSISPGLHSFTENHRLMRRRKSI